One segment of Anopheles stephensi strain Indian chromosome 3, UCI_ANSTEP_V1.0, whole genome shotgun sequence DNA contains the following:
- the LOC118510788 gene encoding uncharacterized protein LOC118510788, which yields MCASGGGCYALVIRENGASVVGMGLVHYSKLHREQQKETLANGERSDRDVMNQLCPSETCPEPASLMDLMKPTRCCGHGCLGRLFWVVDRDGQTPNRRLRRQNIGGTYSRIAAAAATATTDA from the exons ATGTGTGCCTCCGGCGGTGGGTGTTATGCATTAGTCATACGCGAGAATGGAGCGTCGGTCGTCGGTATGGGGCTGGTCCATTACTCTAAGCTTCATCGTGAGCAGCAAAAAGAG ACTCTGGCAAACGGGGAACGGTCAGATCGAGATGTGATGAATCAACTGTGTCCCAGCGAGACGTGTCCAGAGCCCGCGTCGCTAATGGATCTTATGAAGCCCACCCGCTGCTGTGGCCATGGTTGTCTGGGCCGGCTGTTCTGGGTGGTGGATCGGGACGGACAAACACCCAACAGGAG aTTGAGACGACAAAATATCGGCGGGACCTATTCGCGaattgctgctgccgccgccaccgccacgaCCGATGCCTGA